The following proteins come from a genomic window of Paucimonas lemoignei:
- the ihfA gene encoding integration host factor subunit alpha: protein MGALTKAEMAERLYEELGLNKREAKELVELFFEEIRHALEDNEQVKLSGFGNFDLRDKRQRPGRNPKTGEEIPITARRVVTFRPGQKLKARVEAYAGTKS from the coding sequence ATGGGGGCTCTGACGAAAGCTGAGATGGCCGAACGTCTGTACGAAGAGCTGGGCCTGAATAAACGAGAAGCCAAGGAATTGGTGGAGTTGTTCTTCGAGGAAATCAGGCACGCTCTGGAAGATAACGAGCAGGTCAAATTGTCCGGATTCGGCAATTTTGACCTGCGAGATAAACGCCAGCGTCCAGGCAGAAACCCGAAGACCGGGGAAGAAATTCCTATCACGGCTCGCCGAGTCGTCACGTTCCGTCCAGGGCAGAAGTTGAAAGCCCGAGTTGAGGCATATGCTGGAACCAAGTCATAA
- the ycgE_1 gene encoding regulatory protein, MerR, protein MLEPSHNDELPPIPGKRYFTIGEVSELCAVKPHVLRYWEQEFPQLNPVKRRGNRRYYQREDVLMIRQIRGLLYEQGFTIGGARLRMTAGEPKDDAQEYKQLIREMIVELEDVLVVLAK, encoded by the coding sequence ATGCTGGAACCAAGTCATAACGATGAGCTCCCGCCGATTCCTGGCAAACGCTACTTCACCATTGGTGAAGTGAGTGAGCTTTGCGCGGTAAAACCGCACGTTCTGCGCTATTGGGAGCAGGAGTTTCCTCAGCTCAACCCCGTTAAACGCCGCGGCAATCGTCGTTATTATCAGCGCGAAGACGTGCTGATGATCCGGCAGATCCGCGGTTTGCTTTATGAGCAAGGTTTCACCATTGGCGGCGCACGTTTGCGCATGACCGCTGGAGAACCCAAGGATGATGCTCAGGAGTACAAGCAACTGATCCGGGAAATGATCGTTGAGCTTGAAGACGTTCTGGTAGTCCTGGCCAAGTAG